The Sorghum bicolor cultivar BTx623 chromosome 6, Sorghum_bicolor_NCBIv3, whole genome shotgun sequence genome contains the following window.
AGAAGGTGGCAATTCCTCAAGGTCCGAGCAATTGACAAGCAAGAGCTCTTGTAGATTAGGCATTCTATACAAGAATTCATTGTGGAACCGGTTTATATTTGAATAGGAAAGATCAAAGCAGAGCAAGTTGAGATTTTTGCTGCTATAGATTTCATTGACAGTAATTTCATTGGGGAAGCTGAATGGACTCATGAGGTTATAGCAGCCCCTAAGGGAAAGgtactggagtttttggaggTTGCAAATGGAAGGAGGAAGTGATTTTAGTGGATTGTAGGAGAGATCAAGAACGCGAAGGCAGGGGAGCTTGGCAAAGAAATGATCAGATTCAAGCTTCATGAACAACTTCGACTGCTGTGAGCAATGCTTTATAATTAGTGCGGTTGGACTGCCAGATCCCCATGTCAACCACTCTCTGCTAAAATGCCATCCGTGGTCACCCACATGTGAGATCCACTGCATGTGTTCCAACCTATGGAGGTCTCCGTTACAAAATTCATTGGTTGTGTGGTGCTCTGCGATGAGGTTGTGGTATGCTAGGAAGTGTGCAGCAGATTTTGTGGCTTCTTCAGCTTCAATCATCGCAGGAGAAAACGGGAGCTCCAGCAAGGAGTACTCTCGGAAAGCTTCAAGGATAACATTTCCAACCTGATATATATCATTGTATTTGCCAGGATAGCTGATGGCTGTAGCATCCCCCGTTCTTTCTGCTTGGTCGGCAGTAAGGATACCATGTGCAGCCCATTGACGAATAAGCTCATCTGAAGTAATATCAGTCAATGGACTAGTGATCTTCTGACCTGCATCTCCATGAAGGGATGGACGGTAGGGAATGAGCAGCATAACAACATAGTGAAAGCACTGGACGGCCATGCGGTGCCAATATTGCTCGTCTTTGTGGCCTATCGCAGCCAAGATGTACTTGGCTGATTGATGCACTGAGTAGAGAGTAAGCATCACAATGTCATCCCCATTCGTGGGTTTGACGACATCAccttcaagcttgctcatggcacAGACGTCTTGAGAGGTGGTGGATATAATCCATCTAGAGTCGCTCCAATTCCAGGGAGGCAGCCCCACCTTCTGAAAGAAATCAACAAACTCTACAGGTTCGTAGACGTTCTCAACCAGTAGCAGGTACTTCCTCCCGGCCAGCTTTTGGTTGATTTGAGGAACTAACAAGCTAAGATTCTTCCGCAGCCACATTATTCTGGTACTCTCTTGTTGGTTGTACGAATAATACCCTATCTCATCATCCTCTTGGCGGAGTAGGTCGAGCTCCTCTGCCACTCTAACAGCCAGAGTTGGCATGATGTTGAAGCTCCCTAGTTTTTTTGCTTGGTTCAAGTCCACCTTTATTACGTAATCAAAGGGACCAACCATCTTGATCTTTTTCTCACACATGATGCTTGATATAGCCCGCGTGAAGCTAGATGTGGGCGGTATCCCAAGATTCCACTGCACTAAGAACTGATGGACTTTTTCTTCCATGGTACGATATGCACTACTGTTCTGATATCCATTCAACCTAATGATAAGAACAAAAAAAGGGCTAGTTAATAAGTTGATCCATGAAAACACATTATGCTCGATCTGTATCCTAATCTGGAATGAAGCCAGGTAGCTTGTGAATCATTTGGGATTGCACATACACGCCCAAAGAAGTGTCGCGACAGTTTCCCTATAAGAGAATTCGATTTGGAGGAGGATAAAGTTTGTTAGGACTTAGGAATGGAAGTTTGGACCCATCACTACAGAAAACCGACGATTTGCCGAAAGCTTTTTATCAGGCACCCGGCAAAGGATTTCTTTGCTGAGGGTTAGGCCAAGAGACTCCCGGCAAACAAAAGCATCCGGCAAGacggtctttgccgagggccaggcTCTCAGCAAAGACCAGCCCTCGGCAAAAATTGTCCTTTACCGAAGGTCGGGCACCCGGCAAATTTAAGCCTTCGGCAAAGGTGGTCGGCCCGGTAGCCGCCACCTGCCGTTAGCCTTTGCCGAGTATTACGCCGTTAGGCACCCGGCAaaggattttttattttttttacaaaaaaattttACCGGGAGGCACAAGAACGGGCACCCGGCAAAGGCTTCTTTGCCGGGTGCCCTGGATGGCTCTCGACaaattgttttttttgttttttggacCCATTTTGTGGGGCCTTGATAGAGTAAATAATTtcctatttaaaaatttagcatagttttgagtttttaactatatttacttaatatttttggttttgtaaaatttttccgaTTATTCCAAATTTGAATTGCAGGTACATGAAATATTGAAATTTGGTCATTCAAAAAATAATATTCATAATATTTACGGTATGTCGAGGCCGTATCTAGGAAGTCGCGTGAAATTCCGCGCATCATGTTGTTCTAACATGAGGTTGTACTCCCGTGAAAAAtgtatttaaattataacaattgCAAACGAAGTCCGAAAAACATGAAACTTGTGGATGTGCCTTGTTATCGCATGTGGAGGCTGTGGTAAAAAATCCAGAAAGTTTCGAGCAAGTTGTAACGTTGGATGCCCGTGATCATATGTGGAGATGTTTGTGTTTTAGGCATCCAACGTTACAACTTGCTCGAACTCGACATCCTTTTTGTGGGGCCGCAGTTCGCTCCACCACCGCCACTTCTAGCTTGTCCTGTGAGTATGAAAACAAATTTCTTCGACTAGTGCTTTCATATTCTTTCATGACATAGAAGACCAAATTAACCACTCTGACACATGCAATCTCTTGTCTTTTATGTAGCCTCCGTCGGCGGGTTCAAATAACCCATCTCAGGCGCAAGCAGGTGACGACGCTTTTTTTTCAACAGGCACTcagtccccccccccccacctctAGTTTGTTTCTCTTTTTCACAGCTTGATGGACATGTGATGCACTGTGAACGACTATCGACTTGTGGTGATGTGATATATATATGCGGGATTGAGTTTGTGATGAGATGGATATGCTATATTGTGTTTGTGATATAAATATATGCTATATTGTGTTTGTAAAtacataataaaaaataaaaaaaataaaggatTTGACgggttgaaagcccaagtttggttttggtaattagtgacaccaagttgctaatgtcttgtgtttaagtgatttgagttaggtataaacaacacatgtgatgaagatgCAAGGTGGCATGAgatggtggccacatgatcacaaagagatgaagcatgaagtggagatcatgatgatagaaaAGGAGGAAAgtaatcaaggcaaaggtataaatatagggttttacttttgccggtctaagttgagtagagaagtaattgaccggatttaggatagatagctgactatcaagaggggaaatcacggtcatctctagaatcaagtgctactaggtccatatcttaagaatatgcattaggatctagtaaagtgctaacttaactcctttgatgaaaatgtttatgaaaagctaacacacatgcactttggtggtggacacttggtggtgttagcacttttgcaaaggaggtggagttcctagggttgagaggggtttgggttcctctctccctcctgttgagcttgcgaggcgggattcggcgcttttgagaaaattaagtgtatattttctattgcgccggtggaaaaCTTTGGAGAAGACGCGGACCGGACGCAGTGctcagaagcaccggacgcgtctggtgcactGTCGGTGTTTGACCAGAGagagcagagtgcaccggatgcTCTGCACCAGACGCAAGTTATCTACTATGTACGCGTCCGGTGCATGCTAGGGTCAGCGCGCTAAACTGCAAGGATTCtgacaaggcaccggacgcaccagagTGAGACCGGTGCTCAGCATCTGGTGTGGGttcgttttgcaaccctctctacgcatgagtccagtgagatctgagttttacaaactctctgcgtacgagaccggtgagtaccggacgtgcttggtgctcacttggtcgcgtccggtggtccgcaggtgaccgttagagattgACGCGCGAGATTCAAAGGTGGACACGTGGTCAACCCTAGAGCACCAGACGTAGGGGGTCGAGTGTCCGGTGGTACCCTGCTGAGCGTTCGGTGCCctcgatttcagcccagtgacagagccaacggctctatctcTTTGGGGGCTTATAAATTGGAGGTGGCCGGCTTTAGGGGGGCAACTCTTGcatatttgattacttgagacatacattgagctagagaacactctctccactcatctccttgcatgattgctaatcttagtaagattgagtgagattcaagtgcattgcattgaaagttgcatctagtggcacttgatccttgagtttgct
Protein-coding sequences here:
- the LOC8072057 gene encoding uncharacterized protein LOC8072057 isoform X2, with translation MEEKVHQFLVQWNLGIPPTSSFTRAISSIMCEKKIKMVGPFDYVIKVDLNQAKKLGSFNIMPTLAVRVAEELDLLRQEDDEIGYYSYNQQESTRIMWLRKNLSLLVPQINQKLAGRKYLLLVENVYEPVEFVDFFQKVGLPPWNWSDSRWIISTTSQDVCAMSKLEGDVVKPTNGDDIVMLTLYSVHQSAKYILAAIGHKDEQYWHRMAVQCFHYVVMLLIPYRPSLHGDAGQKITSPLTDITSDELIRQWAAHGILTADQAERTGDATAISYPGKYNDIYQVGNVILEAFREYSLLELPFSPAMIEAEEATKSAAHFLAYHNLIAEHHTTNEFCNGDLHRLEHMQWISHVGDHGWHFSREWLTWGSGSPTALIIKHCSQQSKLFMKLESDHFFAKLPCLRVLDLSYNPLKSLPPSICNLQKLQYLSLRGCYNLMSPFSFPNEITVNEIYSSKNLNLLCFDLSYSNINRFHNEFLYRMPNLQELLLVNCSDLEELPPSVGALSSLTKLELTGTQIKSFPVEIFEEMKNLRSLKLIENRNLLLRRLSLRGCRKLEYVDIKEVGALEELDLSDTAIKELPDSIPNHPQLRQLLLLGVPSLRRFPWHKLQRLPDVFYLDQCSNSTIHHSDHPQGSQVCINDSRLFYSFNDNTRGLVMACELLKTFYVRVTSCEATARKMQDEEDKVTTNTLEVVPPAYDDVNRHYLTDGVFMVPMDDVPPFRETERHVEISASDRYPHGLSYLLRVTKSLSMWDDTHVSCLSDLSDLDELEECKIQRCHKTVHVFNRDDDRTHHYMKKNLKNAFLSDLRSLTHFHRTLFYCDPFYALKHLVLEHCPRLEGIVPHECELPRLETLDILSCYNLKEIFYYNHHRYSFDDYYKLPCLRRIRLHELPLLKHLHSSDPMLTAPTWKELHVRGCWSLRRLPRFRQQPDKAVEVSGEPAWWSKLRWDQDGDAPLHRDCYEPRLPPVFASHPERPVVIESYLR
- the LOC8072057 gene encoding uncharacterized protein LOC8072057 isoform X1, encoding METYFTFKTSLNEWRDYLRDINFWLNGYQNSSAYRTMEEKVHQFLVQWNLGIPPTSSFTRAISSIMCEKKIKMVGPFDYVIKVDLNQAKKLGSFNIMPTLAVRVAEELDLLRQEDDEIGYYSYNQQESTRIMWLRKNLSLLVPQINQKLAGRKYLLLVENVYEPVEFVDFFQKVGLPPWNWSDSRWIISTTSQDVCAMSKLEGDVVKPTNGDDIVMLTLYSVHQSAKYILAAIGHKDEQYWHRMAVQCFHYVVMLLIPYRPSLHGDAGQKITSPLTDITSDELIRQWAAHGILTADQAERTGDATAISYPGKYNDIYQVGNVILEAFREYSLLELPFSPAMIEAEEATKSAAHFLAYHNLIAEHHTTNEFCNGDLHRLEHMQWISHVGDHGWHFSREWLTWGSGSPTALIIKHCSQQSKLFMKLESDHFFAKLPCLRVLDLSYNPLKSLPPSICNLQKLQYLSLRGCYNLMSPFSFPNEITVNEIYSSKNLNLLCFDLSYSNINRFHNEFLYRMPNLQELLLVNCSDLEELPPSVGALSSLTKLELTGTQIKSFPVEIFEEMKNLRSLKLIENRNLLLRRLSLRGCRKLEYVDIKEVGALEELDLSDTAIKELPDSIPNHPQLRQLLLLGVPSLRRFPWHKLQRLPDVFYLDQCSNSTIHHSDHPQGSQVCINDSRLFYSFNDNTRGLVMACELLKTFYVRVTSCEATARKMQDEEDKVTTNTLEVVPPAYDDVNRHYLTDGVFMVPMDDVPPFRETERHVEISASDRYPHGLSYLLRVTKSLSMWDDTHVSCLSDLSDLDELEECKIQRCHKTVHVFNRDDDRTHHYMKKNLKNAFLSDLRSLTHFHRTLFYCDPFYALKHLVLEHCPRLEGIVPHECELPRLETLDILSCYNLKEIFYYNHHRYSFDDYYKLPCLRRIRLHELPLLKHLHSSDPMLTAPTWKELHVRGCWSLRRLPRFRQQPDKAVEVSGEPAWWSKLRWDQDGDAPLHRDCYEPRLPPVFASHPERPVVIESYLR